From a single Capsicum annuum cultivar UCD-10X-F1 chromosome 12, UCD10Xv1.1, whole genome shotgun sequence genomic region:
- the LOC124889632 gene encoding uncharacterized protein LOC124889632, whose amino-acid sequence MGANSGYSRHHGHVQGFKKDFSPTNDYPGYMHCQKKDYSRRCDYCKLLPSVVLQRKSPYEIFYGKKPSIDHLRTMGCLCFAKKLPAQDKFGARAIEARIPFPFKCKTTASTQDPFFHDIPLASDVLPIYFPTSPPTSDPSPPPPDTSEPFTPTVDPNLNPISKPPSVDPPVPTLIESQRSYVGLRPLCKQSLAAFTSVVEPQSFQEASSDPLSVDAMISKLQDLIDYKTWKLVPLPPGKTPIGVVISIAASFDWPIYQMDVHNAFLQGYLHDEGLLGSQVQALSPVGVGLPGRFD is encoded by the exons ATGGGAGCTAATTCTGGATATTCACGCCATCACGGACATGTGCAAGGTTTTAAGAAAGATTTTAGTCCGACAAATGATTATCCTGGATATATGCATTGTCAGAAGAAGGACTACTCTCGGAGATGCGACTACTGCAAATT ACTTCCCTCTGTAGTTCTTCAAAGGAAGAGTCCATATGAGATTTTTTATGGCAAGAAACCTTCTATTGATCACTTGCGAACCATGGGTTGTCTTTGTTTTGCCAAGAAGTTGCCTGCGCAGGACAAGTTTGGTGCTAGAGCAATAGAAGCT AGAATCCCTTTTCCCTTCAAATGCAAGACCACTGCCTCTACGCAGGATCCCTTTTTTCATGACATTCCACTTGCTAGTGATGTCTTACCCATATATTTTCCTACATCTCCACCAACTTCTGATCCCTCACCACCTCCACCAGATACTTCTGAGCCTTTTACTCCTACCGTTGATCCCAATTTAAACCCCATTTCTAAACCACCTTCTGTAGACCCACCAGTTCCAACTCTCATTGAGTCCCAAAGAAG TTATGTTGGTCTGCGACCTTTATGCAAACAGTCTTTAGCTGCTTTTACCTCAGTCGTGGAACCTCAGTCTTTCCAAGAGGCTTCTTCAGATCCTCTTTCGGTTGATGCCATGATTTCTAAGCTTCAAGATCTTATTGACTACAAGACCTGGAAACTAGTTCCATTACCACCTGGGAAGACACCTATTGG AGTTGTGATATCTATTGCTGCATCTTTTGATTGGCCAATCTACCAAATGGATGTCCATAATGCTTTTTTACAGGGCTATTTACATGATGAG GGGTTGCTAGGTTCGCAGGTACAGGCTTTGTCGCCGGTTGGTGTTGGGTTGCCGGGTCGATTcgattga